The stretch of DNA GCCATTCGCATCGGTGATGCAAACTGTATAAACAGAACTTGCGCAAAGTCCGGTTGCCGTTACTGTTGTTTGTATAGGAGAAGTTGACCAGCTATACGTATAGGGTGTTGTTCCTCCAGATGCGGATGAGGAAGCAGTTCCATCACAGCAGGAACTGCATGAAGCATTTGAAAGCGGAGTTGCCGTTACCGCCATGGCTGCCGGTTCTGTAATGGCAACAATGGCAATGCTTAAACATCCGACAGCATCGCTGACTGTAACTGTGTACTGACCTGCGCTTAACCCCGTTGCAGTTGCTCCTGTTTGAGCAGGTGATGTATTCCATACATATATATAAGGAGGAGTTGCTCCTGTTGCGGTTGCGGTGGCTGTTCCATCACTTACCCCGTTGCACGAAGTATTTGTTTGTGCAGAGATGAATGCAGTTGGTCCGTTTGAATTCACGATCATAGCCGTTGCGGTTTTTGTGCATCCGTTCGCATCAGTAATGGTTACCGTATAACTTCCTGCGGATAAAGAATTAGCCGTGGCGGTTGTTTGCCCTGAACTCCAGTTATAAGAATACGGAGCTGCGCCATTGCTTACAGAAGCAGTTGCACTTCCGTCATTGTTGCCGCAAGTTGCGCTTGAAGAGCTGATGGAAACAGTCATTCCGTTTGGCTGAATGATGGTAGTAGAAGATTGGCTTGTGCATCCGCTGGCATCCGTCACTGTCACTATATAATTTCCTGCGCTCAATCCGGTTGCTGTAACTGTTGTTTGCGCAGGAACTGTAGACCATGAATAAGTATAGGGAGATGTTCCTCCGCTCACGGATGAAGTTGCTGTTCCGTCATTGCCGCCATTGCAGGAGACATTTGTCTGCGATGCAATAGTTACAACAGGTGCGTTGGCAACAATGATGGTGGCGGTTGCAGTTTGTGTGCATCCGCTGGCATCGGTTACTGCAATCGTATAAGTTCCTGCCGCTAATCCTGTAACGCATGAGGTAGAGCCGGGAACAGGAGACCAACTATATGTATAGGGAGCAGTTCCTCCTGAAACAGCTACGCAGGCACTACCGGTAGTGCTTCCGCAAGTTCCGTTTGTGGTAGTGACGGAAGTGGTGAGTGCTGCCGGCTCAGAAATAGTTGCAGTTGTTACACTCGTGCATCCGTTGGCATCGGCAATAGTAACAGAATATGTTCCGGCACTTAATCCAGTAGCAGAAGCATTGGTTCCTCCGGAGGGAGACCAGTTATAGGTGTAGGGTAATGTTCCTCCTGTGGCTGATGAAGTTGCGCTTCCATCATTTCCTCCGTTGCAAGTTACATTTGTTGAAGAAGAAATGAATGAATTGGGTCCGTTCGTGCTACTAACAGTTGCTATTGCAGTTTGTGTACAGCCGTTTGCATCAGTAACTGTAACAGTATATGTTCCTGCTGCAAGTCCTGTGGCTGTTTGCGTGTTTTGTCCTCCGGGTACCCAAGCGTAAGTGAAAGAACCCGTTCCTCCGCTTGCGTTTACCGTTGCAGTTCCTGTATTGCTTCCGCAGGCAGTACCAGTAGTAGTTGTGCTTGCAGTAATTGCTGTCGGCTGAGTGATGGAAACAGTTGTTGTGTTAGTGCAGCCGTTCGCATCGGCAACGGTTATCGTGTAAGTGCCGGCACAAAGATTAGTAAGCGGGAATGGTGAATAAGTATAGGGACTTGTTCCACCACTTGCAATTGGTATTACCGTTCCATCGCAAGTTCCATTACAACTCACATTTGTTTGTGATGAAACAGAAACAGTTGGTGTGCTCGTACTATTCACTGTTCCTGCTGCGGTTTGCATACATCCGTTCGCATCAGTTATCGTTACGATGTATCCACCTGCTGGCATTCCGGTGGCAGTAGAAGTTGTTTGAACAGGAGTCGTGGACCAGCTATATGTGTAAGATGGAACTCCTCCCGATGCATTTACTGTTGCTGTTCCGTTATTGTTTCCGCAGGTAGTATTGGTTGTCACCACGGTGGCGGTAATTGCAGCGGGCTGAGTGATGGTAACCACAGATGTTCCGGTGCAGCCAACTGCATCGGAGATTACTGCTGTGTAAGTTCCTGCTGTCATCCCGGTAGCAGTGGGTGTAAACTGAAAGGGCGATGTGGTCCATCCGTATGTATAAGGAAGAGTTCCTCCGGTAGCAGATGAGGTGGCAGAACCATTATTTCCACCGAAGCAGGAAACATTGGTCTGCGATGAAATGGTAACAGTTGGTCCGTTGATAGTATTGACTGTGCCTGCTGCTGTTTGTGTGCATCCGTTAGCATCTGTAATCAGAACCGTATATGTTCCTACTCCCAATCCGGTGGCAGTAGTTGTTGTTTGAACGGGAGAACTCGTCCAGCTATAGGTATAAGAAGGAACTCCTCCCGATACATTTATTGTTGCTGTTCCTGTATTGCTTCCGCAGGCAGTATTGGTGGTAGAAATTGTTGTTGTGATGGCAGTGGGCTCAGTGATGGTTACTGTTGTGGTTCCAGAACAACTGTTTGCGTCTGTTACTGTCACCGTATAATTTCCTGCAGTCAATCCTGTGGCAGCAGAAGTGGTTCCTCCTGATGGAGACCATGCATACGTATATGCCGGTGTTCCGCCTGTAACAGTAGCAGCAGCCGAACCATTATTTCCACCGTTGCATAAAACATTTGTCTGAGATGAAATAGTAACTGTTGTACCACCGGTAGTTGTAATTACTGCAGCATGTGCCTGCACGCAGCCATTGGCATCAGTACCTGTTACTGTATAATTTCCTGCTGCTAATCCGGTGGCGGTTGCAGTAGTTTGTCCCGTAGGATTCCATGTATAAGCATAAGGGAGTGTTCCTCCCGAAGCATTTAAGGTGGCGCTTCCATCACTGCTTCCGCAGGTGGCATTGGTTACGCTTACAGAACCTGTAAAGATTGTTGGCTCAGTGATGGCAACGGTTGCCGTTGCCGTGCAGCCGGTTCCATCGGTAATAAGCACTGTATAATTTGCAGCTATTAATCCGGTGGCGGCAGAAGTGGTTCCTCCCGAAGGAGACCATGCATACGTGTATGCCGGTGTTCCGCCTGTAATAGTGGCAGCAGCCGAACCGTTATTTCCTCCGAAGCAGGAAACATTTGTTGAAGATGAAATAGCCACTGAGGGACCGGTGGAAGTTACTGTTGCCGTTGCAACGATGGTACATGCGTTTGCATCTGAAACGGTGACTGTATAAACTCCTGCTGCTATTCCGGTAACCACCTGAGTGGTTGCTCCTCCCGGTGCCCAGTTGTAGGTGTAGGCGCCAGTTCCTCCGGCTACATTCACTCCAACCGCTCCGTCATTATTGCCGCAAGTGGCGGGGTTTGCTCCTACCGTAGTAGTGAGCGCTGTTGGCTGAGTAATGGTTACCGAATTTGTTTCTGTGTTTCCATATGCATCAGAAACAACAACGGTGTATGATGTTGCGCAAAGACCGGTGGCGGTTTGAGTGGTTTGTCCGCCTGTCCATAAATAAGTATAAGGAAGAAGTGTGGCTCCGGTTGGATTCACAGTTGCAACGCCATTGCAAACGCCATTGCACAAAAGATTTGTTTGCAGCGTAGTTGTCTCAATGCAGGAAAAAAACTTTGCAAGAAAGCCATCGTTATTCGGATTGCTTCCTCCATAGGTATTTTGAAATCCGCTTCCGGCAATTCCAGCCACGCTGTTGGTGTATCCTGCCATGTGAATTCTTCCTGCTTTATAGGATAATCCCATTGCCTGGTCAGAACCTGTGCCTCCTAAATAGGTTCCGCATATGCGATTTCCACTAAGACCGAATTTTATGAGCATGGCATCATTGCCTGTTCCGTAGATAGTTTGAAAACCATCAGCGGTGGCTATGCCTGCTGCGCTGGAGGTTCGCCCTCCGAGATAACTGTTTCCTTCTTCATCGGAAGCCACTGCGTATCCTCTGTCATCGCCCGGTTGGGTTCCGTAATATGTTCCCCACGCGCGGCTTCCGGCTGAACCAAACCTTACAAGGTATGCATCGTAAGTACCGCCTCCGCTATATGCTGTTTGATACGCTCCGACAGAAGCAATGGCGGTATTGCTCATGGTTCTTCCTGCCATAAAAATATTTGTATCTGAAATGGCAATGGCTCTTCCTTCATCTGTTCCTCCACCTCCGTAATACGTTCCCCATAAACGCACTCCGTTATTATCAAACTTTACAAGGAATGCATCTGTTCCTCCTCCGTAAACTGTCTGCCATGCGCCCGGTGAAGAAATATTGGTATTGCTGGCGGTAAGTCCTCCTATATATATATTGTCTGCCGCATCGGTAACAACACCATAGCCCACATCTTGCCCGGCTCCTCCGTAATAGGTTGACCACTGCCCTGTGCCGCTGCCGTCAAACTCTACCACAAACGCATCTGTTCCTCCTCCATAAACTGTTTGATGCGCGCCAAGGGTTGCAATACCTGTTCCGCTGGATGTTCTTCCTGTAAGAATTACATTTCCGTTTCCATCGGTTCCAACTCCGATTTCGGGAGTAGAGCCGGTGTTTGCTTCGGCTCCGGTGCTTCCGAAATATCTTCCCCAGATTCGGTTTCCGCCTGAATCAAATTTTACGAGGAATGCATCGGATGCTCCTGCATAGGGAGTAAATCCGGAAGCAATATTGTTGGCGCTGGTGGTATAACCCGCCAGATAAACATCTCCGTTCACATCCACCGCAACCGCATATCCCTGGTCAGTGCCGCTGCCACCATAGTAAGTTGACCACAGGCGGTTTCCGTTTGAATCAAACTTCACCAGGAAACCATCGCTGATACCGCCACCGTATACATTCTGAAATCCACCGGAACCAAAATACCCGGTGTTATCAGGAGTTACTCCTGCCAGATAGGTGTTGCCCGCAGCGTCATTCGCCACGCTGTAGCCAAAATCACTTTGCGTGTTGCCGTAGTAGGTTCCCCACTGGCGGATGTCTTGCGAAACACCGATTACACTGATTAATGAAAAGATTACACCGATTGCGGAAGTAAGAGTATTTTTTTTCATGTGGAAATATTTTTTGAAAGAGAGAATTTTTGCGGACAACAAATGTATATATAATAAATAGTATGACGAAGATTCTTTTCTAAAGGTTGCATTGCGCTTAACTCAGTTGGTCATTGGTCATTAGTCACTGGCTGTTACTAATGACTAATCGCTAATAACTAATATGTCGGTCGCAAAAATTTTGTTGTCTTGTGTGAGCCGAATGAAATACAACCCGCTTGGAAGATTGTTACGGGAGAGAGTAAATGAATGACCTGTTATATTGTTATATTGTTTTACTGTCTGCCCGAAACAATTGTAAAGGGTGAGGGTTGCGTTGGTTAAATAATTATCTGTGTGCAAAGTTGTCTCACTTGAAAATGGATTTGGGAAAATAGAAAGTTCTGATAAAGAATTTATGAAAGGTACATTCGCTGCAAATGCATATTCAGGCAAATGACAATTGAACCAAGGACCGACAGAGAATGAACTATTGGCATACAGATACCCTCCGTTGGAAATAATTCCATAAAGAGTAAGAATTACTATGCCTGGATACAGACAGTTAACATTTCCTCCGGGAATGGAAAGAGTATCCAATTCAAGAATACCGTACGTAATAAGTTTTGCATTTGTGTTAACTGAAAGTTTCTCGTGACCACAAATACCTCCCATGCTATCAATTTGCAGGTAAGCTCCCATATTTAAAGTAAGAGTTGCATTAATAATAACAGGATGTTTTATCAGGAAGGTGTCTGAACTGGTGTATGGTGGTGCCATTCCTCCAAGCCATACTCCACCACTATTCCAATAACCATTGCTAACTGTTTCCCATTTATTAGCTTCAGTTACATTTACTAGAAATAAACATAAAGAAAATACAATTAAAAGTTTTTTCATTGCCTTTGTATTACTGTCAAGATGCAAAGTAACCGTTAAAGGTTGCGTTGTATTTTTGTATTGTGGATAATTCGTTTTATCCGTAACAAATCCCGCAAGGGAATAGGATTCGTCCGTAGGCGAATATACGATTTATCACAATAATCTTTGTGCTTAGTTTCACAACCTCTCTCCGCCATAACTTCGCGGGGGAGCAACTCAATTCCATATGGGAACAAAGTACCCGCATATGGGAGCAATCTTTTCCCGCAAGGGAGGGAAATACACTCATACGGGGACAACCCTATCGCCTATGATAGCAATCCTATCACATATAGGAACAAAGCATTGGCATATGGGAGCAATCCTTTCCCACATGGGAGCGAAATGAACCCATAAACAAATGACCCATTTTTAGCGTATTTTTAGCCAAAGATGTGCCAAACATGGGCATGAACAAGTTGAACATGCCCATGGCTAACTTAAACATGCACATGATTGAAACAACCATGCACATGCATAGATAGTATAGGGGTATGAACAGGTTGAACATGGACATGGATAACTTATACATACTCATTAATGAATTGATAATTGGCATGGATAAAACACACATGGGCATGATTGAAACGCACATATCCATAACCCTAAATCTCCAAACAAATTTTTCTAGGACTTACACACTCTGTAAAACTCTGTGTTTCTCCGTAAGAGTTTCACAGAGAAATACAAAATTGCGTAAGTCCTATTTTCCTACTTTCGCTGCTTAATACAGATTAAATGCAGATGCAGACAGATTAAATAATGCAGATGCAAACAGATTAATCAGTTTGAATCCGTGTCTTTCATCCGTCTGAATCATTTCCTAAATGAACAAAGGTCGCCTCTCACTTATCTATCTCAGCATTGTTTCGCTCTATGGCATCCTCATGCTTGCAGAACAAAACGTGTGGATGGGGCTTTCCTCCTCAGTACTCATCCCGCTGAGAATTATTGTACTCCTTGCTTTCGGTTATTTCGTCACAAAACAAAAATCTCTTACGGCATGGATTCTTTACAGTATGTTTCTGGGTGTGGAGATCGGTCATGATGTTCCTGACTTTGCCATCCACCTGAAAATCTGCAGCAAGATATTTCTTAAACTTATTAAAACCATTATTGCTCCATTGATTTTTGCCACGCTCGTGGTGGGAATTGCAGGTCATTCTAATTTAAAGCAAGTGGGAAGGATGGGACTCAAAGCCATTCTCTATTTTGAAATCATTACAACCATCGCTCTGTTCATCGGGCTGGCGGCAATAAATATTTCACAGGCGGGAGTGGGAGTTCAACTTCCAGTTAATGAAGTTCATTCAGAAAATTTAATTGCCGCCAAACAATCTGCCGAAGAAATCATTCTGCACATCTTTCCCGAGAACATTGCCAAATCCATTTCTGAAGGACAGGTTCTGCAGATAGTAATCTTCAGCATTTTATTTGCTATTGGATTAGCATTAGTCAGCGAGGCAAAACGAAAACCCATGCTCGACTTCACCGAAAGTTTAGCGGAAGTAATGTTCAAGTTCACCAAAGTAGTAATGTACTTTGCACCTGTGGGTGTGGGCGCAGCCATTGCCTACACGGTGAGCCACATGGGGCTTGGAATTTTAGTTAATCTGTTTCAACTTCTCGCTACTTTATACGGAGCGCTCATCTTTTTCCTTTTGTTTGTTCTTCTTCCGGTTGCATTATTCTTCAAAGTGCCGCTGAAAAAATTTATTAACGCCATCATTGAACCCGTTTCCATCGCCTTCGCCACAACCAGTTCAGAAGCCGCTCTGCCCAAGGCAATGGAGAACATGGAAAAGTTTGGCGTACCCAGAAAAATTGTCGCGTTTGTTTTGCCAACCGGTTATAGTTTCAATCTTGACGGCACTACATTATATCTTTCACTCGCATCGGTATTTGTGGCACAGGCAGCAGGCATTGATATGAGTTGGAAAGAACAACTGATGATGGTGTTCACGCTCATGTTAACGAGCAAAGGAGTGGCGGGAGTTCCAAGAGCATCGTTAGTTATTCTTCTTGGCACAGCCGCTTCTTTCGGACTTCCTGTTGAACCCATATTTATTATTCTGGGGATAGACGAACTCATGGACATGGCGCGCACCTCTGTAAATGTTATTGGCAATTGTTTGGCAACGGTGGTGATTGCGAAATGGGAAGGAGAGTATAAACAGCCGATGGATGATATTAATGAGATTAAATTGACTTAGATTATAATGCCAATATACGAATTGATACTAATGAAACAAATAATACAAATGATGCGAATTTTCTATTCGTATGTTGGTATCTCTATTAGTATCATTAGTACGCATTAGTATATTAGCATTACGCTTAATTATGCATGACACCTGGGAATTTCTGAAAACACTCACCAATCCGGAGTCCATCATATTATATGGAGGGCTTGCATTGCTTCTCTTCGTCATCTTTGCTGAAACAGGTTTGATGATTGGCTTTTTTCTGCCTGGTGATTCACTCGTTTTTGTTTCAGGGCTTTTATGCGGAACAAAACCCGAATTGCTGGGAATAGAAATTTACACCCTCATCCTTTCCATGAGCATTGCTGCCATCCTCGGAAACGTTACCGGATATTACTTTGGAATAAAAATCGGACCAGCGCTTTTCACTAAAGATGACAATTTGATTTTCAAAAAAAAATATGTTGTCATCACCCGTTCGTTTTACGACAGGCACGGAGGCAAATCGCTCATACTCGGCAGGTTTCTTCCCATCATCAGAACCTTCGCGCCCATTCTAGCCGGTGTGATAAAAATGGATTTGAAAATATTTTTATTTCACACCGTTGCAGGAGCAATTCTATGGATTGGCTCATTATCAATTCTGGGATACTATCTCGGAAGAATTGTTTGGGTGAAAGAAAACGTAGAGTGGTTTATCTTTGCTCTTCTCATCCTTACAACGATTCCTTTTATAAGTACATATATGAAGGAAAGGTTAAGGAAGGAAGGTTAAGGTTAAGAGAATACAAAATACTTTCTTTCCTCAACCTCATCCTTTAACCTGAACCTATTTCTACCACTTACTCATATAAACAACCAGATACTAAAAAATAAAACTATATCACATTTTTTTTTAAGTTTGCCGCGATTTTTGATGCACCTTTGTCAAACAAACAAACACGAATTTACTAATCACACTTCGTATAATGATTTTTTTATTTGTGAATTAGTACATATTGGTATTTTTGTAGGCATAACTTTAAACATTAAACTATAAACTATAAAATCTATGGGCAAGAAATCAAATCCGATGAACAACCTCATCATCATCATTGCGACAATCGTAATTGGATGGGCGCTTTATATGCTGGTGCTTGGCAACGGCTCCAACTTTGAAGAAGGCGACAATACAAAACACCCTCTCAACATCATGGGCATCATGTATAAAGGAGGAATCATCGTTCCGTTCCTGATTGCCGTGAACCTCATCGTAATTTCTTTCACAATCGAAAGATTCATCACGCTGGGTAAAGTGAGCGGGAAAGGAAACGTGCAATCATTTATCCGCAATATCCGTAATTTCATTTCCAACAATCAAGTGAGTGAAGCCATTGCTGAATGCGATAAGCAAAAAGGTTCCATTGCGAATGTAGTGCGTTCCGGCTTGGGTGAATACGAGCGTGTTCAGAATGATGGCTCAATGGATAAAGAAAGAAAAATAGCTGCCATCCAAAAAGGGTTGGAAGAAGCAACAGCGCTGGAACTTCCGATGATGTCTAAAAATCTTGTGATACTTTCCACCTGCGCATCTATTGCCGTATTGATTGGTCTTATCGGAACAGTGGTGGGAATGATTCGCGCCTTCAGCGCCATGGCGCAGGCAGGAGCTCCTGATACAGTGGCGCTAGCTACCGGTATTTCTGAAGCACTTGTAAATACTTTCTTCGGAATTCTTGGCTCAACGCTCGCTATTATTCTGTATAACTATTTCAGTTCAAAAGTTGATGCACTCACTTACGCGATTGACGAAGCAGGATACAGCATCGTTCAAACATTCGCAACAAAAAACAAGTAATTTGAAAATGTATTAATTTGAAAATTTGAAGATGATGAGTTTAATTTTCAAATTCTCAAATTCTCAAATTGGCTAATTAAGATTATGGGCAAAATAAAAGTACCGAAAAGCGCTCCCTCTCTCGATATGACACCGATGGTGGATCTGGCGTTTTTGCTCGTAACTTTTTTCATGCTCACTGCAAAGTTCCGCGTGAATGAAGCGGTTCCTGTTTTACCGCCTTCCTCCCATTCAGAAAAAATCCTTCCTGAAAACACTTTGCAGGTTACCATTGATACAGGCGGAAGAGTATTCTTCGCGCTTGACGGACAGGTAGAGCGAAGAAATTTGCTTGCAGAAATGGGTCAGAAATATAATATCTCTTTCACTGATCAGGATGCGAAACGCTTTTCCGTGATGTCAGAGTTCGGAGTTCCGATGACACAACTTCTTGCTTATATCCGCGGAGGAGAAAAAGAAAGAGGGAAATTTGACAGAGAGTCAACAGGCATTCCGATAGATTCAATGAACAACCAGCTTGGCGACTGGATTGCTTTCGGATGGAACGAAAAACAACGGTTTCAGCAAACCAATAATGTAGCAAAAGATCACTGGTGCCGTATTGCGATAAAAGCAGACGGTCAAACAAATTATAAAGCAGTGAAAAGGGTGATTCAGATTTTTCAGGACAGAAACCTGAACAGTTTCAACCTTATCACGGATATGGAAATGGAACAAGTAGAATGATTAAGGATTAAGGAATTAGGATTTGGGATTTTAAAATCCTAATTCCTTAATCCTAAATTTAAGTTATGTCAGAAATAATTGAAAGCGGTGGCGGTGGCAGCCACGGCAAACATCAGAAGAAAAGAGCGAAGAAACATTCCTCACGTGTGGACATGACGCCCATGGTGGATTTGGGATTTCTTCTGCTGACTTTCTTTGTGCTTACTACCCAGTTCAGTAAACCCAAGACGATGGAGATCAACATGCCCGTGATTCCGAAAGATACAACCAAAAGAATGAAAATTGAAGATGAAACCGCTCTCACGCTTCTTCTTACTGACAAAAAAGAAAAAATATATTACTATTATGGAAAGTTCAAGCCCGATGCATCAATAATTAAAAACACAGATTATTCAAAGGAAGGAGTCAGAAAAGTTTTCAGAGACAGGAATAAAGAAGTGATTGACCAAGTAAAACAATTAAAAGACAAACTCGTTAAACACCAGATTGCCGACACAACCTACAAACGAATGTCCATGAGCATCAAAGGAGATAAAAAAGCAGTGTTTGTCATTGTGAAAGCAGATGACAAAGCCAAATATAAAAGCATTATTGACGTAATTGATGAATTGAATGTGGCAGATATCGGAAAATATGCACTGGTGGATATTTCACCTGCGGAAAAAGAAATGCTTAGGGTAATGGGAGTAATAAAATAAATCATGAACAACAGGATTCAAACGGATTATATGGGATTCAAACGGACAAAAATCTGTCTGAATCCGTTTTTATCTGTTTGAATCTGCATTTATTAATATGGCAAAAGGATTTTTTTCACCTGACTGGCAAAGCGTGGTTTTCGAAGGCCGAAACAATGTGGTTTTTGAAAGCCGCAACAAAGAATATGGCGCTTACGAAATCCGCAGGGATTACGGAAAATTTCTTACCAAGGCATTGATTATTTCTGTTGCATCCATTGTACTTGTATTCGCAATTCCATTTGTGGTAAATCTTATCAACGCAACTATTGATGATGCTGCTATTCCAAAAGATATTGTGATGGATTTAGCGCCTCCTCCGCTCGATAAAGCAGAACCTCCTCCGCCTCCTCCGCCTCCTCCGCCTCCTCCGGTGATGGAAACAATCAAGTTCACTCCACCCGAAGTAACAGAAGAGAAAGTGGATGAAATTCCTCCTCCGCAGGAAAAACTGGTAGAGACACACGTTGCCGAAGAAACGCACGAAGGCGATCCGGATGCGCTAGTGATTGCAGACACAAAAAATGATGTGATAGAAGATAATACCGTGTACGACTTGGTTGCTATACAAGAACAACCAAGTTTCCCCGGTGGTGATGGGGAGTTATTCGGCTTCCTTAGAAAAAACATACAGTACCCACAGGTCGAAAAAGAAAACGGCATTCAGGGAAAAGTATTCGTCACTTTTGTTGTTGACAAAGATGGAAGTGTAACGGATGTAGAACTTTATAAAGGTTTAAAAGGCGGTCCCGGCTGCGATAAAGAAGCACAGCGGGTTGTAAAGATGATGCCCAAATGGACTCCGGGAAAACAGAACGGAAAATCCGTTAAGGTGAGATATATCCTTCCGATTCATTTCAAGTTGCAGTAAGTTTTTTTATCCCTCTTCTCGCTAGTTTTTTACAAACCTTTTTGCAAACTGCAAATCCTCATCCGTAACTTTCAACAGATACAATCCCTGCGGAAGTTTCGAAATATTTAACTGCTGTTCTGAACCTGAAACCTGCAACTTGAAACTTGAAACCTTTCTCCCCATCACATCAATAATTTCAAATTGGGTATTTTTTGTTTGCGGCTTGTAGGATATAAAAAGAATATCAGTTGCAGGATTAGGATAAAGCGTTAATTCATTTTTTGTGTTTTGATTTTCCTCCTCTACTCCAAGATTAATTTGCAGGCAAGAAGGAAAACTATCTGCGGCAAACCATTGCTGAATTTTTTGCACATCAAACAGGTTATCATCAAACGATGCTTTGGAAAGCCAAGGCAAAGAAATATCGCGCGACCACACAATTGCAAAATCATAATCAACTTTTGCTCCTTGCAAAAGTGTAAAAGGACCAGATGTAAGTAAAGACCGCCTGTCGCTTGGCGGAGGCGCCCCATTTTCACTCCATCCGGAAGTATCATAAGGAAAATCAGGATATAAAAAATGGGTGGGCGTCATGCCTCCTAAACCTGTACCGCCATATGTGAAAGGTGACCCATTTTGCCATTTGTTATTTAAATAATTATAATATTCAAGAGCTGTTCCAGGGTCTGACTGTGGAAATGCCATGCCACCGATCCAGTAACCAAATCCAGTCATCAAATTTTTTTCTCCCGCCTCATCAATTGTTCCATTATTATTATTATCAATGCTGTCATTGACATCTGCAAGCGGTCCGTTTAAAATAACATTACTCAAAATAGGAGGGCGAGCGCCATAACCACTCGCGGCAACATCATCAATGGAATCCCCATTATATACATACCCATAATTTCCCTGAGGATAACATCCCACATAATCATCCTGATAATTTCCTAAGTCAGCGTCCTGCCATAAGCCAAAGTAAACACTGTCATATTGATTAACGCTCTTGTTAAAAATTTCGTAATGATAAAGTGTTGTATAATTCAAAACTTGTTCGCTGTCGGCAAGCTGCGGACACATGAAAGCATAAGCCATAGCATGAATTTCTACACCTAAAGGCAAACCTCCGGTATTGTCATGAACTCCCTGGTCGTTCATAATCCAGTAAATGCATTGGTCACCTTTTATTTTCGGATAATCTCCGCCTGTGAGCGGGTCATAAATTCCGTTTCCGTTTACATCAACAAATGGCGCACAACTTGAATCAAGTACTGCAGGCCAACCTAAAATGCTGGAGTCTGGAGTATAAGTTGCGTTCTGTACATTTCCGAGTGCCCATTCGTATTTAAACTCTTCAACTTTATATCTATTCACTTTCCAAACAGTATCAAATGCCGATGGATTCACCGCATTAATTGGTCCCGGAAAATAATCGTTACTACCAAAAGAATGTCCGTATTCCTGTCCTGCTAAATGTAAATTGCCTCCCATATCCAATCCGCCCATCCAAATTGCAGAAGCATAAATTGAATGTCTGCCTGAACATTTTGGAACTTCATAACTGCCTACTTGCGTTGTATAATCCCAGTGTAAATCTCCGCGATTCAAAATCATTGTTCTGACTTCATTGATGTCAAGAAAATTCATATTACCCGGATAGGAGGATACTATTGGTGTTT from Bacteroidota bacterium encodes:
- a CDS encoding T9SS type A sorting domain-containing protein, yielding MKKNTLTSAIGVIFSLISVIGVSQDIRQWGTYYGNTQSDFGYSVANDAAGNTYLAGVTPDNTGYFGSGGFQNVYGGGISDGFLVKFDSNGNRLWSTYYGGSGTDQGYAVAVDVNGDVYLAGYTTSANNIASGFTPYAGASDAFLVKFDSGGNRIWGRYFGSTGAEANTGSTPEIGVGTDGNGNVILTGRTSSGTGIATLGAHQTVYGGGTDAFVVEFDGSGTGQWSTYYGGAGQDVGYGVVTDAADNIYIGGLTASNTNISSPGAWQTVYGGGTDAFLVKFDNNGVRLWGTYYGGGGTDEGRAIAISDTNIFMAGRTMSNTAIASVGAYQTAYSGGGTYDAYLVRFGSAGSRAWGTYYGTQPGDDRGYAVASDEEGNSYLGGRTSSAAGIATADGFQTIYGTGNDAMLIKFGLSGNRICGTYLGGTGSDQAMGLSYKAGRIHMAGYTNSVAGIAGSGFQNTYGGSNPNNDGFLAKFFSCIETTTLQTNLLCNGVCNGVATVNPTGATLLPYTYLWTGGQTTQTATGLCATSYTVVVSDAYGNTETNSVTITQPTALTTTVGANPATCGNNDGAVGVNVAGGTGAYTYNWAPGGATTQVVTGIAAGVYTVTVSDANACTIVATATVTSTGPSVAISSSTNVSCFGGNNGSAAATITGGTPAYTYAWSPSGGTTSAATGLIAANYTVLITDGTGCTATATVAITEPTIFTGSVSVTNATCGSSDGSATLNASGGTLPYAYTWNPTGQTTATATGLAAGNYTVTGTDANGCVQAHAAVITTTGGTTVTISSQTNVLCNGGNNGSAAATVTGGTPAYTYAWSPSGGTTSAATGLTAGNYTVTVTDANSCSGTTTVTITEPTAITTTISTTNTACGSNTGTATINVSGGVPSYTYSWTSSPVQTTTTATGLGVGTYTVLITDANGCTQTAAGTVNTINGPTVTISSQTNVSCFGGNNGSATSSATGGTLPYTYGWTTSPFQFTPTATGMTAGTYTAVISDAVGCTGTSVVTITQPAAITATVVTTNTTCGNNNGTATVNASGGVPSYTYSWSTTPVQTTSTATGMPAGGYIVTITDANGCMQTAAGTVNSTSTPTVSVSSQTNVSCNGTCDGTVIPIASGGTSPYTYSPFPLTNLCAGTYTITVADANGCTNTTTVSITQPTAITASTTTTGTACGSNTGTATVNASGGTGSFTYAWVPGGQNTQTATGLAAGTYTVTVTDANGCTQTAIATVSSTNGPNSFISSSTNVTCNGGNDGSATSSATGGTLPYTYNWSPSGGTNASATGLSAGTYSVTIADANGCTSVTTATISEPAALTTSVTTTNGTCGSTTGSACVAVSGGTAPYTYSWSPVPGSTSCVTGLAAGTYTIAVTDASGCTQTATATIIVANAPVVTIASQTNVSCNGGNDGTATSSVSGGTSPYTYSWSTVPAQTTVTATGLSAGNYIVTVTDASGCTSQSSTTIIQPNGMTVSISSSSATCGNNDGSATASVSNGAAPYSYNWSSGQTTATANSLSAGSYTVTITDANGCTKTATAMIVNSNGPTAFISAQTNTSCNGVSDGTATATATGATPPYIYVWNTSPAQTGATATGLSAGQYTVTVSDAVGCLSIAIVAITEPAAMAVTATPLSNASCSSCCDGTASSSASGGTTPYTYSWSTSPIQTTVTATGLCASSVYTVCITDANGCSNCDTVLIPFTPPTGISQYSILNTQFSVYPNPSSGEFTVYGLQSAVELSVYDVLGNKVFCTTVNRKQETINLNAPAGIYFLQIKTPDGTAVKKIIKE
- a CDS encoding T9SS type A sorting domain-containing protein, producing MKKLLIVFSLCLFLVNVTEANKWETVSNGYWNSGGVWLGGMAPPYTSSDTFLIKHPVIINATLTLNMGAYLQIDSMGGICGHEKLSVNTNAKLITYGILELDTLSIPGGNVNCLYPGIVILTLYGIISNGGYLYANSSFSVGPWFNCHLPEYAFAANVPFINSLSELSIFPNPFSSETTLHTDNYLTNATLTLYNCFGQTVKQYNNITGHSFTLSRNNLPSGLYFIRLTQDNKIFATDILVISD